A portion of the Caenorhabditis elegans chromosome III genome contains these proteins:
- the T26A5.2 gene encoding ANK_REP_REGION domain-containing protein (Confirmed by transcript evidence): MDATTSKPRENDLEHMSNASSTSSGRSSRAEVLWADVLSHIPFVKRFTTPDSRKEQKVRILSKNEVDEEDGVQLEQLIQNQEVILCHSSSMNFHQQCRGSVVDFEYIEKKVKVTVSSESDFPIWEDTDIWMQALSTPTSSLYAIDANTSVNSELIEDESVVQEQKEQISVNIQDQSDLFRSINGWKLISTRRERHRRMYDGIWKNVYLTQLEMTCIDPIDTEKLLHVQERAPLRLSDDIEEFGDVLVDVIKKKTDTKNNVFTITLGLTGFARFHAEIQLSKESTYYLNFDDGYEDDLASLASEEDILSGYQTIQNVDELCDKIGELTVTDVCIKTWFDILHNYAYIRLIVTSAKRKLQHFKLLTGHHVIIQSATSDRDTVLAVVSRVMKDGIVLTLQGVKKQTKNFVFSKNELFTIQIDHNYEDRLQKLTGKEEEHENLRRELINSDSDIRLHRSWKSNGKQYATFTSKNDAFKKIPFNTKFLLGKCWEAEGVLEKKADFIFAIRVADKNFSTPSTCFQMTFEIKFTRNLVRNSKDFELSKAFYYVDFDLAHFVESDHCYSLLNAKSVNGKPDETVVKSCPIDEDLVFSVFPFQCGRRAEERRRGYQESQREVQSSTKKPDVKVEKNVKLEAPEKQNKRKDTALNPKEKYCAQKLEKQLNDQTKTPKQKPKQETSAGIKRESTQRPCVIPRTFETSNSKDASNKDTNSRCAQPRKAVSHEGLKSHQQENVLKHLDNKHKFLCFVNIAKRIENVTDNGNPLVELSIGFDENGGKVQQSPWPLGIRMLLTDGLEKTEVKIQGDVQDTNGETVTFMIQQQLSDLDFLNSYKPKKLLACFREHGHNLK, translated from the exons ATGGATGCTACGACCAGCAAGCCTCGTGAAAATGATCTTGAACACATGAGTAACGCGTCATCTACGTCGTCTGGAAGATCGTCACGGGCTGAAGTTCTATGGGCGGATGTCTTAAGTCATATTCCATTCGTCAAAAGATTCACAACACCAGATTCtcgaaaagagcaaaaagttcGAATATTATCGAAAAACGAGGTGGACGAAGAGGATGGTGTACAATTGGAACAATTGATACAAAATCAAGAAGTCATTTTATGTCACTCATCCTCAATGAATTTTCACCAACAGTGCAGAGGGAGTGTCGTCGATTTTGAGTATATAGAGAAAAAAGTCAAG gtGACCGTCTCATCGGAATCAGACTTTCCAATCTGGGAAGACACTGATATTTGGATGCAAGCGTTATCAACCCCAACAAGCTCTCTTTATGCAATTGATGCAAATACATCTGTTAATTCAGAACTTATCGAAGATGAATCAGTTGTACAAGaacaaaaagaacaaataTCAGTGAATATTCAAGATCAATCTGACCTATTTCGATCTATCAACGGCTGGAAATTGATCAGTACAAGGCGTGAACGACATCGTCGAATGTATGAtggaatatggaaaaatgtgtatttgACACAACTCGAAATGACTTGCATTGATCCAATTGATACTGAAAAGTTATTACATGTCCAGGAAAGAGCCCCACTGCGTCTGAGTGACGATATTGAAGAATTTGGAGATGTTTTGGTGGATgtaatcaaaaagaaaaccgaCACAAAGAACAATGTTTTTACG ATAACTCTCGGTCTTACCGGCTTTGCTCGATTCCATGCAGAAATTCAATTATCGAAAGAATCCACATATTACTTGAATTTCGATGATGGTTATGAAGATGACTTGGCGAGTCTTGCAAGTGAAGAAGACATTCTTTCTGGCTACCaaactattcaaaatgttgatgAATTATGTGACAAA ATCGGTGAACTCACTGTCACTGACGTTTGCATCAAAACGTGGTTTGATATCCTTCACAATTATGCTTACATTCGTCTCATTGTAACATCAGCGAAGAGAAAGCTTCAACACTTTAAGTTGCTCACTGGTCACCATGTAATCATTCAATCTGCTACTAGTGATCGGGATACAGTATTGGCTGTTGTGAGCAGAGTTATGAAAGATGGA attgtgcTTACCTTACAAGGagttaaaaaacaaacaaaaaattttgtattctcCAAAAACGAATTGTTCACTATTCAAATCGACCATAATTATGAGGATCGTCTACAAAAACTCACTGGAAAAGAGGAAGAGCATGAAAATCTTCGACGTGAGCTTATAAACTCTGATTCGGATATTCGATTGCATCGATCCTGGAAATCCAATGGTAAACAATATGCTACATTTACAAGCAAGAATGATGCATTTAAGAAGATTCCTTTTA ATACAAAATTTCTACTTGGAAAGTGCTGGGAAGCCGAAGGAGTTCTCGAAAAGAAAGCGGATTTCATTTTTGCTATCCGAGTGGccgacaaaaatttcagcactcCTTCGACG TGTTTTCAGATGACGTTCGAAATAAAATTCACAAGAAATCTTGTGCGAAACTCGAAggattttgaactttccaaAGCCTTCTACTATGTAGATTTCGATTTGGCCCATTTTGTTGAAAGTGATCATTG CTACTCGCTCTTGAACGCTAAAAGTGTGAATGGGAAACCCGATGAAACTGTTGTCAAATCGTGTCCGATAGACGAAGATTTAGTATTCTCAGTATTTCCATTTCAATGTGGTAGAAGAGCAGAAGAGAGACGTCGAGGATATCAAGAATCACAGAGAGAAGTACAATCTTCCACGAAAAAGCCAGACGTAAAAGTAGAAAAGAATGTAAAACTTGAAGCCCCAGAGAAGCAGAACAAGAGAAAAGATACAGCACTTAACCCAAAGGAGAAATATTGTGCGCAAAAGTTGGAGAAACAACTGAATGATCAGACGAAGACTCCAAAGCAAAAGCCTAAGCAAGAAACTTCGGCAGGAATAAAACGTGAATCAACGCAGAGGCCGTGTGTAATACCTAGAacatttgaaacttcaaattccAAAGATGCTTCAAACAAG GATACAAACTCACGTTGTGCTCAACCACGAAAAGCTGTTTCTCATGAAGGGCTGAAATCGCATCAGCAAGAGAATGTTCTGAAACATCTCGACAATAAGCACAAGTTTCTGTGTTTTGTGAATATTGCCAAGCGAATTGAAAACG TTACAGATAATGGTAATCCATTGGTTGAGCTGTCTATCGGATTCGATGAAAACGGTGGAAAAGTGCAACAATCTCCATGGCCCCTCGGTATTCGAATGTTATTGACTGATGGTTTGGAGAAAACGGAAGTCAAGATTCAAGGAGATGTCCAGGATACGAATGGG GAGACAGTTACTTTCATGATTCAACAACAACTTTCCGATCTGGACTTTCTGAATAGttacaaaccaaaaaaactccTCGCCTGCTTCCGAGAACACGGCCACAAtcttaaataa
- the T26A5.2 gene encoding ANK_REP_REGION domain-containing protein (Confirmed by transcript evidence), with protein MDATTSKPRENDLEHMSNASSTSSGRSSRAEVLWADVLSHIPFVKRFTTPDSRKEQKVRILSKNEVDEEDGVQLEQLIQNQEVILCHSSSMNFHQQCRGSVVDFEYIEKKVKVTVSSESDFPIWEDTDIWMQALSTPTSSLYAIDANTSVNSELIEDESVVQEQKEQISVNIQDQSDLFRSINGWKLISTRRERHRRMYDGIWKNVYLTQLEMTCIDPIDTEKLLHVQERAPLRLSDDIEEFGDVLVDVIKKKTDTKNNVFTITLGLTGFARFHAEIQLSKESTYYLNFDDGYEDDLASLASEEDILSGYQTIQNVDELCDKIGELTVTDVCIKTWFDILHNYAYIRLIVTSAKRKLQHFKLLTGHHVIIQSATSDRDTVLAVVSRVMKDGIVLTLQGVKKQTKNFVFSKNELFTIQIDHNYEDRLQKLTGKEEEHENLRRELINSDSDIRLHRSWKSNGKQYATFTSKNDAFKKIPFNTKFLLGKCWEAEGVLEKKADFIFAIRVADKNFSTPSTCFQMTFEIKFTRNLVRNSKDFELSKAFYYVDFDLAHFVESDHCYSLLNAKSVNGKPDETVVKSCPIDEDLVFSVFPFQCGRRAEERRRGYQESQREVQSSTKKPDVKVEKNVKLEAPEKQNKRKDTALNPKEKYCAQKLEKQLNDQTKTPKQKPKQETSAGIKRESTQRPCVIPRTFETSNSKDASNKDTNSRCAQPRKAVSHEGLKSHQQENVLKHLDNKHKFLCFVNIAKRIENDNGNPLVELSIGFDENGGKVQQSPWPLGIRMLLTDGLEKTEVKIQGDVQDTNGETVTFMIQQQLSDLDFLNSYKPKKLLACFREHGHNLK; from the exons ATGGATGCTACGACCAGCAAGCCTCGTGAAAATGATCTTGAACACATGAGTAACGCGTCATCTACGTCGTCTGGAAGATCGTCACGGGCTGAAGTTCTATGGGCGGATGTCTTAAGTCATATTCCATTCGTCAAAAGATTCACAACACCAGATTCtcgaaaagagcaaaaagttcGAATATTATCGAAAAACGAGGTGGACGAAGAGGATGGTGTACAATTGGAACAATTGATACAAAATCAAGAAGTCATTTTATGTCACTCATCCTCAATGAATTTTCACCAACAGTGCAGAGGGAGTGTCGTCGATTTTGAGTATATAGAGAAAAAAGTCAAG gtGACCGTCTCATCGGAATCAGACTTTCCAATCTGGGAAGACACTGATATTTGGATGCAAGCGTTATCAACCCCAACAAGCTCTCTTTATGCAATTGATGCAAATACATCTGTTAATTCAGAACTTATCGAAGATGAATCAGTTGTACAAGaacaaaaagaacaaataTCAGTGAATATTCAAGATCAATCTGACCTATTTCGATCTATCAACGGCTGGAAATTGATCAGTACAAGGCGTGAACGACATCGTCGAATGTATGAtggaatatggaaaaatgtgtatttgACACAACTCGAAATGACTTGCATTGATCCAATTGATACTGAAAAGTTATTACATGTCCAGGAAAGAGCCCCACTGCGTCTGAGTGACGATATTGAAGAATTTGGAGATGTTTTGGTGGATgtaatcaaaaagaaaaccgaCACAAAGAACAATGTTTTTACG ATAACTCTCGGTCTTACCGGCTTTGCTCGATTCCATGCAGAAATTCAATTATCGAAAGAATCCACATATTACTTGAATTTCGATGATGGTTATGAAGATGACTTGGCGAGTCTTGCAAGTGAAGAAGACATTCTTTCTGGCTACCaaactattcaaaatgttgatgAATTATGTGACAAA ATCGGTGAACTCACTGTCACTGACGTTTGCATCAAAACGTGGTTTGATATCCTTCACAATTATGCTTACATTCGTCTCATTGTAACATCAGCGAAGAGAAAGCTTCAACACTTTAAGTTGCTCACTGGTCACCATGTAATCATTCAATCTGCTACTAGTGATCGGGATACAGTATTGGCTGTTGTGAGCAGAGTTATGAAAGATGGA attgtgcTTACCTTACAAGGagttaaaaaacaaacaaaaaattttgtattctcCAAAAACGAATTGTTCACTATTCAAATCGACCATAATTATGAGGATCGTCTACAAAAACTCACTGGAAAAGAGGAAGAGCATGAAAATCTTCGACGTGAGCTTATAAACTCTGATTCGGATATTCGATTGCATCGATCCTGGAAATCCAATGGTAAACAATATGCTACATTTACAAGCAAGAATGATGCATTTAAGAAGATTCCTTTTA ATACAAAATTTCTACTTGGAAAGTGCTGGGAAGCCGAAGGAGTTCTCGAAAAGAAAGCGGATTTCATTTTTGCTATCCGAGTGGccgacaaaaatttcagcactcCTTCGACG TGTTTTCAGATGACGTTCGAAATAAAATTCACAAGAAATCTTGTGCGAAACTCGAAggattttgaactttccaaAGCCTTCTACTATGTAGATTTCGATTTGGCCCATTTTGTTGAAAGTGATCATTG CTACTCGCTCTTGAACGCTAAAAGTGTGAATGGGAAACCCGATGAAACTGTTGTCAAATCGTGTCCGATAGACGAAGATTTAGTATTCTCAGTATTTCCATTTCAATGTGGTAGAAGAGCAGAAGAGAGACGTCGAGGATATCAAGAATCACAGAGAGAAGTACAATCTTCCACGAAAAAGCCAGACGTAAAAGTAGAAAAGAATGTAAAACTTGAAGCCCCAGAGAAGCAGAACAAGAGAAAAGATACAGCACTTAACCCAAAGGAGAAATATTGTGCGCAAAAGTTGGAGAAACAACTGAATGATCAGACGAAGACTCCAAAGCAAAAGCCTAAGCAAGAAACTTCGGCAGGAATAAAACGTGAATCAACGCAGAGGCCGTGTGTAATACCTAGAacatttgaaacttcaaattccAAAGATGCTTCAAACAAG GATACAAACTCACGTTGTGCTCAACCACGAAAAGCTGTTTCTCATGAAGGGCTGAAATCGCATCAGCAAGAGAATGTTCTGAAACATCTCGACAATAAGCACAAGTTTCTGTGTTTTGTGAATATTGCCAAGCGAATTGAAAACG ATAATGGTAATCCATTGGTTGAGCTGTCTATCGGATTCGATGAAAACGGTGGAAAAGTGCAACAATCTCCATGGCCCCTCGGTATTCGAATGTTATTGACTGATGGTTTGGAGAAAACGGAAGTCAAGATTCAAGGAGATGTCCAGGATACGAATGGG GAGACAGTTACTTTCATGATTCAACAACAACTTTCCGATCTGGACTTTCTGAATAGttacaaaccaaaaaaactccTCGCCTGCTTCCGAGAACACGGCCACAAtcttaaataa
- the T26A5.2 gene encoding ANK_REP_REGION domain-containing protein (Confirmed by transcript evidence), producing the protein MDATTSKPRENDLEHMSNASSTSSGRSSRAEVLWADVLSHIPFVKRFTTPDSRKEQKVRILSKNEVDEEDGVQLEQLIQNQEVILCHSSSMNFHQQCRGSVVDFEYIEKKVKVTVSSESDFPIWEDTDIWMQALSTPTSSLYAIDANTSVNSELIEDESVVQEQKEQISVNIQDQSDLFRSINGWKLISTRRERHRRMYDGIWKNVYLTQLEMTCIDPIDTEKLLHVQERAPLRLSDDIEEFGDVLVDVIKKKTDTKNNVFTITLGLTGFARFHAEIQLSKESTYYLNFDDGYEDDLASLASEEDILSGYQTIQNVDELCDKIGELTVTDVCIKTWFDILHNYAYIRLIVTSAKRKLQHFKLLTGHHVIIQSATSDRDTVLAVVSRVMKDGIVLTLQGVKKQTKNFVFSKNELFTIQIDHNYEDRLQKLTGKEEEHENLRRELINSDSDIRLHRSWKSNGKQYATFTSKNDAFKKIPFNTKFLLGKCWEAEGVLEKKADFIFAIRVADKNFSTPSTMTFEIKFTRNLVRNSKDFELSKAFYYVDFDLAHFVESDHCYSLLNAKSVNGKPDETVVKSCPIDEDLVFSVFPFQCGRRAEERRRGYQESQREVQSSTKKPDVKVEKNVKLEAPEKQNKRKDTALNPKEKYCAQKLEKQLNDQTKTPKQKPKQETSAGIKRESTQRPCVIPRTFETSNSKDASNKDTNSRCAQPRKAVSHEGLKSHQQENVLKHLDNKHKFLCFVNIAKRIENVTDNGNPLVELSIGFDENGGKVQQSPWPLGIRMLLTDGLEKTEVKIQGDVQDTNGETVTFMIQQQLSDLDFLNSYKPKKLLACFREHGHNLK; encoded by the exons ATGGATGCTACGACCAGCAAGCCTCGTGAAAATGATCTTGAACACATGAGTAACGCGTCATCTACGTCGTCTGGAAGATCGTCACGGGCTGAAGTTCTATGGGCGGATGTCTTAAGTCATATTCCATTCGTCAAAAGATTCACAACACCAGATTCtcgaaaagagcaaaaagttcGAATATTATCGAAAAACGAGGTGGACGAAGAGGATGGTGTACAATTGGAACAATTGATACAAAATCAAGAAGTCATTTTATGTCACTCATCCTCAATGAATTTTCACCAACAGTGCAGAGGGAGTGTCGTCGATTTTGAGTATATAGAGAAAAAAGTCAAG gtGACCGTCTCATCGGAATCAGACTTTCCAATCTGGGAAGACACTGATATTTGGATGCAAGCGTTATCAACCCCAACAAGCTCTCTTTATGCAATTGATGCAAATACATCTGTTAATTCAGAACTTATCGAAGATGAATCAGTTGTACAAGaacaaaaagaacaaataTCAGTGAATATTCAAGATCAATCTGACCTATTTCGATCTATCAACGGCTGGAAATTGATCAGTACAAGGCGTGAACGACATCGTCGAATGTATGAtggaatatggaaaaatgtgtatttgACACAACTCGAAATGACTTGCATTGATCCAATTGATACTGAAAAGTTATTACATGTCCAGGAAAGAGCCCCACTGCGTCTGAGTGACGATATTGAAGAATTTGGAGATGTTTTGGTGGATgtaatcaaaaagaaaaccgaCACAAAGAACAATGTTTTTACG ATAACTCTCGGTCTTACCGGCTTTGCTCGATTCCATGCAGAAATTCAATTATCGAAAGAATCCACATATTACTTGAATTTCGATGATGGTTATGAAGATGACTTGGCGAGTCTTGCAAGTGAAGAAGACATTCTTTCTGGCTACCaaactattcaaaatgttgatgAATTATGTGACAAA ATCGGTGAACTCACTGTCACTGACGTTTGCATCAAAACGTGGTTTGATATCCTTCACAATTATGCTTACATTCGTCTCATTGTAACATCAGCGAAGAGAAAGCTTCAACACTTTAAGTTGCTCACTGGTCACCATGTAATCATTCAATCTGCTACTAGTGATCGGGATACAGTATTGGCTGTTGTGAGCAGAGTTATGAAAGATGGA attgtgcTTACCTTACAAGGagttaaaaaacaaacaaaaaattttgtattctcCAAAAACGAATTGTTCACTATTCAAATCGACCATAATTATGAGGATCGTCTACAAAAACTCACTGGAAAAGAGGAAGAGCATGAAAATCTTCGACGTGAGCTTATAAACTCTGATTCGGATATTCGATTGCATCGATCCTGGAAATCCAATGGTAAACAATATGCTACATTTACAAGCAAGAATGATGCATTTAAGAAGATTCCTTTTA ATACAAAATTTCTACTTGGAAAGTGCTGGGAAGCCGAAGGAGTTCTCGAAAAGAAAGCGGATTTCATTTTTGCTATCCGAGTGGccgacaaaaatttcagcactcCTTCGACG ATGACGTTCGAAATAAAATTCACAAGAAATCTTGTGCGAAACTCGAAggattttgaactttccaaAGCCTTCTACTATGTAGATTTCGATTTGGCCCATTTTGTTGAAAGTGATCATTG CTACTCGCTCTTGAACGCTAAAAGTGTGAATGGGAAACCCGATGAAACTGTTGTCAAATCGTGTCCGATAGACGAAGATTTAGTATTCTCAGTATTTCCATTTCAATGTGGTAGAAGAGCAGAAGAGAGACGTCGAGGATATCAAGAATCACAGAGAGAAGTACAATCTTCCACGAAAAAGCCAGACGTAAAAGTAGAAAAGAATGTAAAACTTGAAGCCCCAGAGAAGCAGAACAAGAGAAAAGATACAGCACTTAACCCAAAGGAGAAATATTGTGCGCAAAAGTTGGAGAAACAACTGAATGATCAGACGAAGACTCCAAAGCAAAAGCCTAAGCAAGAAACTTCGGCAGGAATAAAACGTGAATCAACGCAGAGGCCGTGTGTAATACCTAGAacatttgaaacttcaaattccAAAGATGCTTCAAACAAG GATACAAACTCACGTTGTGCTCAACCACGAAAAGCTGTTTCTCATGAAGGGCTGAAATCGCATCAGCAAGAGAATGTTCTGAAACATCTCGACAATAAGCACAAGTTTCTGTGTTTTGTGAATATTGCCAAGCGAATTGAAAACG TTACAGATAATGGTAATCCATTGGTTGAGCTGTCTATCGGATTCGATGAAAACGGTGGAAAAGTGCAACAATCTCCATGGCCCCTCGGTATTCGAATGTTATTGACTGATGGTTTGGAGAAAACGGAAGTCAAGATTCAAGGAGATGTCCAGGATACGAATGGG GAGACAGTTACTTTCATGATTCAACAACAACTTTCCGATCTGGACTTTCTGAATAGttacaaaccaaaaaaactccTCGCCTGCTTCCGAGAACACGGCCACAAtcttaaataa
- the T26A5.2 gene encoding ANK_REP_REGION domain-containing protein (Confirmed by transcript evidence), translated as MDATTSKPRENDLEHMSNASSTSSGRSSRAEVLWADVLSHIPFVKRFTTPDSRKEQKVRILSKNEVDEEDGVQLEQLIQNQEVILCHSSSMNFHQQCRGSVVDFEYIEKKVKVTVSSESDFPIWEDTDIWMQALSTPTSSLYAIDANTSVNSELIEDESVVQEQKEQISVNIQDQSDLFRSINGWKLISTRRERHRRMYDGIWKNVYLTQLEMTCIDPIDTEKLLHVQERAPLRLSDDIEEFGDVLVDVIKKKTDTKNNVFTITLGLTGFARFHAEIQLSKESTYYLNFDDGYEDDLASLASEEDILSGYQTIQNVDELCDKIGELTVTDVCIKTWFDILHNYAYIRLIVTSAKRKLQHFKLLTGHHVIIQSATSDRDTVLAVVSRVMKDGIVLTLQGVKKQTKNFVFSKNELFTIQIDHNYEDRLQKLTGKEEEHENLRRELINSDSDIRLHRSWKSNGKQYATFTSKNDAFKKIPFNTKFLLGKCWEAEGVLEKKADFIFAIRVADKNFSTPSTMTFEIKFTRNLVRNSKDFELSKAFYYVDFDLAHFVESDHCYSLLNAKSVNGKPDETVVKSCPIDEDLVFSVFPFQCGRRAEERRRGYQESQREVQSSTKKPDVKVEKNVKLEAPEKQNKRKDTALNPKEKYCAQKLEKQLNDQTKTPKQKPKQETSAGIKRESTQRPCVIPRTFETSNSKDASNKDTNSRCAQPRKAVSHEGLKSHQQENVLKHLDNKHKFLCFVNIAKRIENDNGNPLVELSIGFDENGGKVQQSPWPLGIRMLLTDGLEKTEVKIQGDVQDTNGETVTFMIQQQLSDLDFLNSYKPKKLLACFREHGHNLK; from the exons ATGGATGCTACGACCAGCAAGCCTCGTGAAAATGATCTTGAACACATGAGTAACGCGTCATCTACGTCGTCTGGAAGATCGTCACGGGCTGAAGTTCTATGGGCGGATGTCTTAAGTCATATTCCATTCGTCAAAAGATTCACAACACCAGATTCtcgaaaagagcaaaaagttcGAATATTATCGAAAAACGAGGTGGACGAAGAGGATGGTGTACAATTGGAACAATTGATACAAAATCAAGAAGTCATTTTATGTCACTCATCCTCAATGAATTTTCACCAACAGTGCAGAGGGAGTGTCGTCGATTTTGAGTATATAGAGAAAAAAGTCAAG gtGACCGTCTCATCGGAATCAGACTTTCCAATCTGGGAAGACACTGATATTTGGATGCAAGCGTTATCAACCCCAACAAGCTCTCTTTATGCAATTGATGCAAATACATCTGTTAATTCAGAACTTATCGAAGATGAATCAGTTGTACAAGaacaaaaagaacaaataTCAGTGAATATTCAAGATCAATCTGACCTATTTCGATCTATCAACGGCTGGAAATTGATCAGTACAAGGCGTGAACGACATCGTCGAATGTATGAtggaatatggaaaaatgtgtatttgACACAACTCGAAATGACTTGCATTGATCCAATTGATACTGAAAAGTTATTACATGTCCAGGAAAGAGCCCCACTGCGTCTGAGTGACGATATTGAAGAATTTGGAGATGTTTTGGTGGATgtaatcaaaaagaaaaccgaCACAAAGAACAATGTTTTTACG ATAACTCTCGGTCTTACCGGCTTTGCTCGATTCCATGCAGAAATTCAATTATCGAAAGAATCCACATATTACTTGAATTTCGATGATGGTTATGAAGATGACTTGGCGAGTCTTGCAAGTGAAGAAGACATTCTTTCTGGCTACCaaactattcaaaatgttgatgAATTATGTGACAAA ATCGGTGAACTCACTGTCACTGACGTTTGCATCAAAACGTGGTTTGATATCCTTCACAATTATGCTTACATTCGTCTCATTGTAACATCAGCGAAGAGAAAGCTTCAACACTTTAAGTTGCTCACTGGTCACCATGTAATCATTCAATCTGCTACTAGTGATCGGGATACAGTATTGGCTGTTGTGAGCAGAGTTATGAAAGATGGA attgtgcTTACCTTACAAGGagttaaaaaacaaacaaaaaattttgtattctcCAAAAACGAATTGTTCACTATTCAAATCGACCATAATTATGAGGATCGTCTACAAAAACTCACTGGAAAAGAGGAAGAGCATGAAAATCTTCGACGTGAGCTTATAAACTCTGATTCGGATATTCGATTGCATCGATCCTGGAAATCCAATGGTAAACAATATGCTACATTTACAAGCAAGAATGATGCATTTAAGAAGATTCCTTTTA ATACAAAATTTCTACTTGGAAAGTGCTGGGAAGCCGAAGGAGTTCTCGAAAAGAAAGCGGATTTCATTTTTGCTATCCGAGTGGccgacaaaaatttcagcactcCTTCGACG ATGACGTTCGAAATAAAATTCACAAGAAATCTTGTGCGAAACTCGAAggattttgaactttccaaAGCCTTCTACTATGTAGATTTCGATTTGGCCCATTTTGTTGAAAGTGATCATTG CTACTCGCTCTTGAACGCTAAAAGTGTGAATGGGAAACCCGATGAAACTGTTGTCAAATCGTGTCCGATAGACGAAGATTTAGTATTCTCAGTATTTCCATTTCAATGTGGTAGAAGAGCAGAAGAGAGACGTCGAGGATATCAAGAATCACAGAGAGAAGTACAATCTTCCACGAAAAAGCCAGACGTAAAAGTAGAAAAGAATGTAAAACTTGAAGCCCCAGAGAAGCAGAACAAGAGAAAAGATACAGCACTTAACCCAAAGGAGAAATATTGTGCGCAAAAGTTGGAGAAACAACTGAATGATCAGACGAAGACTCCAAAGCAAAAGCCTAAGCAAGAAACTTCGGCAGGAATAAAACGTGAATCAACGCAGAGGCCGTGTGTAATACCTAGAacatttgaaacttcaaattccAAAGATGCTTCAAACAAG GATACAAACTCACGTTGTGCTCAACCACGAAAAGCTGTTTCTCATGAAGGGCTGAAATCGCATCAGCAAGAGAATGTTCTGAAACATCTCGACAATAAGCACAAGTTTCTGTGTTTTGTGAATATTGCCAAGCGAATTGAAAACG ATAATGGTAATCCATTGGTTGAGCTGTCTATCGGATTCGATGAAAACGGTGGAAAAGTGCAACAATCTCCATGGCCCCTCGGTATTCGAATGTTATTGACTGATGGTTTGGAGAAAACGGAAGTCAAGATTCAAGGAGATGTCCAGGATACGAATGGG GAGACAGTTACTTTCATGATTCAACAACAACTTTCCGATCTGGACTTTCTGAATAGttacaaaccaaaaaaactccTCGCCTGCTTCCGAGAACACGGCCACAAtcttaaataa